One region of Columba livia isolate bColLiv1 breed racing homer chromosome 30, bColLiv1.pat.W.v2, whole genome shotgun sequence genomic DNA includes:
- the PGLYRP2 gene encoding N-acetylmuramoyl-L-alanine amidase isoform X2 yields MIPWLLAALSLCTPGTGLPPRHMDSVIHMVEALESPHANVTVTMAELALALGGCSTPGCRAVLGEPPNVTTAPPALNPDQWQLLTQLLHRDAAVLAPDGSTVALGPLLAGIAVGLRRAGEGPILDAPVDPLFAVTIAEALGTSFLLARRGHGATLGPGGCWDDVDHPQNYTLMGPPSLVPDAVANGAMDGVLLGNRLAGDPIWLAKLLRDYYGTECPAIVPRCMWGARPYRGTPKPLSLPLGSVYIHHTFSPGTPCRSFAACAGAMRAMQRFHQDTRGWDDIGYSFVVGSDGYVYQGRGWHWVGAHTKGYNSRGYGVGYVGDFSATLPDVDTIALVRDELLPCAVRTGRLRHNYTVRGHRQMGHTDCPGESLFREIETWRGFV; encoded by the exons ATGATCCCCTGGCTGCTGGCGGCGCTGAGCCTCTGCACGCCCGGCACAG gCCTCCCCCCGCGCCACATGGACTCGGTGATCCACATGGTGGAAGCCCTGGAGTCACCCCACGCCAACGTCACCGTCACCATGGCGGAGCTGGCGTTGGCGCTGGGTGGCTGCAGCACCCCGGGGTGCCGCGCGGTGCTTGGAGAACCCCCCAACGTCACCACGGCCCCGCCGGCGCTCAACCCGGACCAATGGCAGCTCCTCACGCAGCTCCTCCACCGCGACGCCGCGGTGCTGGCGCCCGACGGCTCCACCGTGGCGCTGGGCCCCCTCCTGGCCGGCATCGCCGTGGGGTTGAGGCGGGCGGGCGAGGGGCCCATCCTCGACGCCCCCGTCGATCCGCTCTTCGCCGTCACCATCGCCGAGGCCTTGGGGACGTCGTTCCTCTTGGCGCGCCGCGGCCACGGCGCCACGTTGGGCCCCGGGGGCTGCTGGGACGACGTGGACCACCCCCAAAATTACACCCTGATGGGACCCCCGTCGCTTGTCCCCGATGCCGTGGCCAACGGGGCGATGGacggggtgctgctgggcaaCCGCTTGGCCGGGGATCCTATCTGGCTCGCCAAGCTTCTCCGTGACTACTACGGGACAG aGTGCCCGGCCATCGTCCCCCGCTGCATGTGGGGCGCCCGCCCCTACCggggcacccccaaacccttgtCCCTCCCCTTGGGCTCCGTCTACATCCACCACACCTTCTCCCCCGGCACACCGTGCCGCAGCTTCGCCGCCTGCGCCGGCGCCATGCGCGCCATGCAACGCTTCCACCAGGACACGCGCGGCTGGGACGACATCGGCTACAG CTTCGTGGTGGGCTCGGACGGCTACGTGTACCAAGGGCGCGGGTGGCACTGGGTGGGCGCCCACACCAAAGGCTACAACAGCCGCGGTTACGGCGTGGGCTACGTCGGGGATTTCTCGGCCACCTTGCCGGACGTCGACACCATCGCGCTGGTGAGGGACGAGCTCCTGCCCTGCGCCGTGCGCACCGGTCGCCTCCGCCATAACTACACCGTGCGTGGCCACCGGCAGATGGGTCACACCGATTGTCCCGGAGAGTCGCTCTTCCGTGAGATCGAGACCTGGCGCGGCTTCGTG TGA
- the PGLYRP2 gene encoding N-acetylmuramoyl-L-alanine amidase isoform X1: MIPWLLAALSLCTPGTGLPPRHMDSVIHMVEALESPHANVTVTMAELALALGGCSTPGCRAVLGEPPNVTTAPPALNPDQWQLLTQLLHRDAAVLAPDGSTVALGPLLAGIAVGLRRAGEGPILDAPVDPLFAVTIAEALGTSFLLARRGHGATLGPGGCWDDVDHPQNYTLMGPPSLVPDAVANGAMDGVLLGNRLAGDPIWLAKLLRDYYGTGNGTEEGRPPSSYRRRDFGVLAGAGKLEKEVLAMLRVLRVLPPTRELLEDVGAEEEVAIAQRASREFTERYVECPAIVPRCMWGARPYRGTPKPLSLPLGSVYIHHTFSPGTPCRSFAACAGAMRAMQRFHQDTRGWDDIGYSFVVGSDGYVYQGRGWHWVGAHTKGYNSRGYGVGYVGDFSATLPDVDTIALVRDELLPCAVRTGRLRHNYTVRGHRQMGHTDCPGESLFREIETWRGFV, translated from the exons ATGATCCCCTGGCTGCTGGCGGCGCTGAGCCTCTGCACGCCCGGCACAG gCCTCCCCCCGCGCCACATGGACTCGGTGATCCACATGGTGGAAGCCCTGGAGTCACCCCACGCCAACGTCACCGTCACCATGGCGGAGCTGGCGTTGGCGCTGGGTGGCTGCAGCACCCCGGGGTGCCGCGCGGTGCTTGGAGAACCCCCCAACGTCACCACGGCCCCGCCGGCGCTCAACCCGGACCAATGGCAGCTCCTCACGCAGCTCCTCCACCGCGACGCCGCGGTGCTGGCGCCCGACGGCTCCACCGTGGCGCTGGGCCCCCTCCTGGCCGGCATCGCCGTGGGGTTGAGGCGGGCGGGCGAGGGGCCCATCCTCGACGCCCCCGTCGATCCGCTCTTCGCCGTCACCATCGCCGAGGCCTTGGGGACGTCGTTCCTCTTGGCGCGCCGCGGCCACGGCGCCACGTTGGGCCCCGGGGGCTGCTGGGACGACGTGGACCACCCCCAAAATTACACCCTGATGGGACCCCCGTCGCTTGTCCCCGATGCCGTGGCCAACGGGGCGATGGacggggtgctgctgggcaaCCGCTTGGCCGGGGATCCTATCTGGCTCGCCAAGCTTCTCCGTGACTACTACGGGACAGGTAACGGCACAGAGGAGGGGAGACCGCCCAGCAGCTACCGGCGGCgggattttggggtgctggcGGGGGCGgggaagctggagaaggaggtgCTGGCCATGCTGAGGGTGCTGCGGGTGCTGCCGCCCAcccgggagctgctggaggacgTGGGTGCCGAGGAGGAGGTCGCCATCGCTCAGCGCGCATCGCGGGAGTTCACCGAGCGCTACGTGG aGTGCCCGGCCATCGTCCCCCGCTGCATGTGGGGCGCCCGCCCCTACCggggcacccccaaacccttgtCCCTCCCCTTGGGCTCCGTCTACATCCACCACACCTTCTCCCCCGGCACACCGTGCCGCAGCTTCGCCGCCTGCGCCGGCGCCATGCGCGCCATGCAACGCTTCCACCAGGACACGCGCGGCTGGGACGACATCGGCTACAG CTTCGTGGTGGGCTCGGACGGCTACGTGTACCAAGGGCGCGGGTGGCACTGGGTGGGCGCCCACACCAAAGGCTACAACAGCCGCGGTTACGGCGTGGGCTACGTCGGGGATTTCTCGGCCACCTTGCCGGACGTCGACACCATCGCGCTGGTGAGGGACGAGCTCCTGCCCTGCGCCGTGCGCACCGGTCGCCTCCGCCATAACTACACCGTGCGTGGCCACCGGCAGATGGGTCACACCGATTGTCCCGGAGAGTCGCTCTTCCGTGAGATCGAGACCTGGCGCGGCTTCGTG TGA